From Nicotiana tabacum cultivar K326 chromosome 22, ASM71507v2, whole genome shotgun sequence, one genomic window encodes:
- the LOC107783935 gene encoding heavy metal-associated isoprenylated plant protein 5-like, protein MSGQVCMVMRVNLDCPSCCRKMRRIILRMKEIEMHLIEKQHNRVSIFGRFDPADIAIRLRKKMKRRVEILDIQLPGDGLAEEMPHATDGPDQSVMQQP, encoded by the exons ATGTCTGGACAG GTATGCATGGTGATGCGGGTTAATCTGGATTGCCCTTCTTGCTGCAGGAAAATGAGAAGAATCATTCTCAGAATGAAAG AAATAGAGATGCACCTGATAGAGAAGCAACACAACAGAGTGAGCATCTTTGGCCGGTTTGATCCAGCAGACATAGCCATAAGACTTAGGAAAAAAATGAAGAGAAGAGTTGAGATTTTGGACATTCAATTACCCGGTGATGGACTGGCCGAAGAGATGCCTCATGCCACTGATGGCCCTGATCAATCCGTTATGCAACAACCGTAA